The following coding sequences are from one Paenibacillus sp. FSL R5-0912 window:
- a CDS encoding Nif3-like dinuclear metal center hexameric protein yields MFAKGQTVIGYMEQLAPKHLAEEWDNVGLQLGSLQKEIIGVLVALDVNDSVVDEAIAQGCNLIIAHHAIIFRPVKGILTDTPMGRLYEKLIKNDIAVYISHTNLDVAEGGMNDWMAEALGIENGAPIKDIHTEQLSKLVVFVPKDHHQKVLDAILNAGAGWIGNYSHCSFNIEGYGTFIPQEGTDPYIGKQGKLERAEEIRIETIVPHPIRNKVVQAMLKAHPYEEVAYDLYSMDLKGRSLGLGRVGKLKEPTTLGEFVETVKSGLDVDHVRVVGDLNRPIRKAAVMGGSGAKYYSSAIFKGADVLVTGDIDYHTAQDAHLAGIALIDPGHNAEKIMKEKVAEFLTGKLTEHKCSTVVYASKLDTEPFNFL; encoded by the coding sequence ATGTTTGCCAAAGGACAGACTGTAATTGGATATATGGAGCAGCTTGCCCCGAAGCATCTGGCGGAGGAATGGGATAATGTCGGGCTTCAGCTGGGCAGCCTGCAGAAGGAGATTATCGGCGTACTGGTGGCACTGGATGTCAATGACAGTGTCGTGGACGAAGCGATTGCCCAAGGCTGTAATCTGATTATCGCCCATCACGCGATTATTTTCCGGCCGGTCAAAGGCATTCTCACAGACACTCCCATGGGCCGGCTGTATGAGAAGCTGATCAAAAACGACATTGCCGTCTATATCAGCCATACCAATCTGGATGTGGCGGAAGGCGGAATGAACGACTGGATGGCGGAAGCGCTGGGTATTGAGAACGGTGCACCGATCAAGGATATTCATACGGAGCAATTGTCCAAGCTCGTTGTTTTTGTGCCGAAGGATCACCATCAGAAGGTGCTGGATGCGATTCTGAATGCCGGTGCGGGCTGGATCGGCAATTATAGCCATTGCAGCTTCAACATCGAAGGTTATGGCACCTTCATTCCTCAGGAGGGAACAGACCCTTATATCGGCAAGCAAGGCAAGCTGGAACGGGCTGAAGAGATCCGCATTGAGACCATTGTGCCGCATCCGATCCGCAATAAGGTTGTGCAGGCTATGCTGAAGGCTCATCCGTATGAAGAGGTGGCTTATGATCTCTATTCCATGGACCTCAAGGGACGCAGCCTCGGCCTTGGAAGAGTGGGTAAGCTTAAGGAGCCAACTACGCTGGGAGAGTTCGTGGAGACCGTGAAGAGCGGTCTGGATGTTGACCATGTGCGTGTCGTTGGTGATTTGAACCGGCCTATCCGCAAGGCAGCTGTTATGGGCGGGTCCGGTGCCAAGTATTACAGCAGTGCCATCTTCAAAGGAGCGGATGTGCTGGTGACTGGTGATATCGATTACCATACGGCGCAGGATGCACACCTGGCAGGCATCGCACTGATTGACCCGGGGCATAATGCAGAGAAGATCATGAAGGAGAAAGTTGCGGAGTTTCTTACCGGCAAGCTGACAGAGCATAAGTGCAGTACTGTGGTGTATGCCTCCAAGCTGGACACCGAGCCTTTCAATTTCCTCTAA
- a CDS encoding tRNA (adenine(22)-N(1))-methyltransferase translates to MKLSDRLQLLLEQVPEGSRLADIGSDHALLPVAAVESGRVPSAIAGEVNLGPYEAAGRGVAEAGLSRKIAVRRGDGLEVLEPGEADCITIAGMGGSLIAAILDRGQKQGKLAGVKTLALQPNVGEDILRRWLLGNGWVLISEHILEEDGKTYEILTAVPEGSEAGRTNEQLYREQALAGGGVVLDQSLLLQMGPWLLQAPNEVFTAKWRGEISKLEGILASLSRSEQEAAEEKRSKINAQIKRIAEVLECLPKDRL, encoded by the coding sequence ATAAAATTATCAGACCGGCTTCAGCTTCTGCTGGAGCAGGTACCGGAAGGAAGCAGGCTTGCCGATATCGGTTCGGATCATGCCTTGCTCCCTGTAGCCGCAGTGGAGAGCGGGCGTGTGCCTTCGGCAATTGCGGGGGAAGTAAACCTGGGACCGTATGAAGCAGCAGGCAGAGGCGTAGCTGAAGCTGGCCTCAGCCGGAAGATTGCCGTGCGGCGCGGGGACGGGTTGGAGGTGCTGGAGCCGGGAGAAGCAGACTGCATCACGATTGCCGGTATGGGCGGATCGCTAATCGCCGCTATTCTTGATCGCGGTCAGAAGCAGGGGAAGCTGGCCGGGGTGAAGACACTTGCGCTGCAGCCGAATGTGGGCGAGGATATTCTGCGCCGCTGGTTGCTTGGTAACGGCTGGGTGCTGATCTCGGAGCATATTTTGGAGGAAGACGGCAAAACTTATGAGATCCTGACAGCGGTCCCTGAAGGCAGTGAAGCTGGCCGGACGAATGAACAGCTATACCGGGAACAAGCGCTCGCCGGCGGCGGGGTGGTCCTTGATCAGTCCCTGCTCCTGCAGATGGGGCCTTGGCTGCTGCAAGCGCCGAATGAAGTGTTCACGGCGAAGTGGCGGGGGGAAATCTCCAAGCTGGAAGGAATTCTGGCCTCACTGTCGCGTTCTGAGCAGGAGGCGGCAGAAGAGAAGCGCAGCAAGATCAATGCACAAATCAAGCGGATAGCGGAGGTGCTGGAATGTTTGCCAAAGGACAGACTGTAA